A section of the Spirosoma oryzicola genome encodes:
- a CDS encoding helix-turn-helix domain-containing protein → MEQLEKENEAYAALIARRMAKVREFLKMSQQELADEFGTTQNLTYRLENGLKVSREMFTLIALYYVKRHKVSHEWLFNPEQEDEPNVPMFTNEVVKRQRINDQREAQRLALLHQFMEEINKVEQKP, encoded by the coding sequence ATGGAGCAATTAGAAAAGGAAAATGAAGCCTATGCAGCACTTATAGCCCGGCGTATGGCTAAAGTACGTGAATTCCTGAAGATGAGTCAGCAGGAGCTAGCCGATGAGTTTGGTACCACACAGAATCTGACCTATCGTCTGGAGAACGGGCTGAAAGTCTCGCGTGAAATGTTCACGCTTATTGCTCTCTACTACGTAAAACGCCACAAGGTGAGTCACGAGTGGCTGTTCAATCCCGAACAGGAGGATGAGCCGAACGTACCTATGTTCACTAATGAAGTAGTCAAGCGGCAGCGTATTAATGATCAGCGCGAAGCCCAACGACTTGCCCTGCTCCATCAGTTTATGGAAGAAATAAATAAGGTCGAGCAAAAGCCATGA